From Lolium perenne isolate Kyuss_39 chromosome 5, Kyuss_2.0, whole genome shotgun sequence, a single genomic window includes:
- the LOC127298251 gene encoding BURP domain-containing protein 15: protein MARLLALAVTATLLMAQTGQLASAARTSPGEAEAFWRAALPSSPTPDAILELLHHDTGVPDGAVEAANDDDKPPMNFDYDDYRALPRREATPAPSPDVLLRATVRDEETVFFLEDAVRIGESLPLHSSTKLATAAASAGEASEPLPLELYTVRSVRAVEGSSFVVCRGEPGYGAVYGCRATGPARAYVLALACKRGDAAVTAVAVCRTDTSQWDPEHAAFRLLGVKPGGAAVCHAVPDALVLSAKNGKRHAAN from the exons ATGgcgcgcctcctcgctctcgccgTCACCGCCACGCTTCTCATG GCTCAGACAGGGCAGCTGGCGTCTGCCGCTCGGACGTCGCCGGGGGAAGCGGAGGCCTTCTGGCGCGCTGCCCTGCCCAGCTCCCCCACGCCGGACGCCATCCTCGAGCTTCTGCACCACG ACACCGGCGTTCCGGACGGCGCGGTCGAGGCCGCAAACGACGATGATAAACCGCCCATGAActtcgactacgacgactacagggcTCTTCCCCGGAGAGAAGCCACCCCTGCCCCATCTCCTGACGTGCTGCTCCGCGCCACCGTGCGTGACGAGGAGACGGTGTTCTTCCTCGAGGACGCAGTGCGCATCGGGGAGAGCCTTCCCTTGCACAGCAGCACCAAgctagccaccgccgccgcctctgcCGGCGAGGCGTCGGAACCACTGCCTCTCGAGCTGTACACCGTCCGCTCCGTGAGGGCGGTGGAGGGGTCCAGTTTCGTCGTGTGCCGCGGCGAGCCTGGCTACGGCGCCGTGTACGGGTGCCGCGCCACCGGCCCGGCGAGGGCTTACGTCTTGGCTCTGGCCTGCAAGCGCGGGGACGCGGCGGTGACCGCGGTCGCCGTGTGCCGCACCGACACGTCCCAGTGGGACCCGGAGCACGCGGCGTTCCGACTCCTCGGCGTGAAGCCCGGCGGCGCTGCGGTGTGCCACGCCGTGCCCGATGCGCTGGTACTCTCGGCTAAGAACGGTAAGCGCCACGCTGCGAATTAA